One window of the Salvia splendens isolate huo1 chromosome 1, SspV2, whole genome shotgun sequence genome contains the following:
- the LOC121746864 gene encoding SCAR-like protein 1 — translation MPMPRYEIRNEYSLADPELYRAADKDDPEALLEGVAMAGLVGLLRQLGDLAEFAAEIFHNLHGDVMATASRGHSLAFRVQQLETEIPAIERAFLSQTDHSSFFYHPGVDWHPNLQLDNNLVTRGDMPRFIMDSYEECREPPRLFLLDKFDIAGAGACLKRYTDPSFFKVETSEITGADIQREKKIRKAKKKGPRWRNRETHEVVPTSHAKLHQLFLEERVENGISTASHCAKLKRRLNGFPFNSKAGKSYMVKILNSPSPEPKVLHDMTVDSPQLKLATDDHRDSASQTFEVMSPYRERGGRKRGTPSSPDRDGAVQNHPTHESDEFPVYDEIGELPSSRPIIATNGLSSTLNMVTGEKVVTVDAESNGGRLIGYESEDMASEIDNFVDAPLTMESEMDRDSDLRMKRDDTSPIQMESLIMDTYEEHLHSRSSDSQSIGGSTMSDVGNNSSTKEISSFSSDSPSVSAETPQPESSATKGSLCTDICVNEIAGASSYQETADEVFPVDGHSKPEVSDDTHTNSRSGSKHVSSSSDEFVRKYMLNPPEPEKVSTLDNEEEKTDPSIGPSCVVSDGRHTETDTITSQRSEFKQVTSTLNGPMSTLELSDPEVVGNHNLEPDEMVFVTNDEERMINHDCSQKMIYQDQPFSRACISRLSSEDDLSRSSGREEMVDELNGEDDIYHRTDSLVQTSSNFLHEDECNGEDRELADDASSTINTPHIVDEIQDNFEDDFPEMPNSSDAVHNGDSNEHKEDNIIAVWDDEDSYASTDSLKHFPCIMEASLEKGLVETSLASADTLTLENNHSDSSTNNEISLENPKSSHLASSPDSLMEVLDAHNEGIIAEEDTIINGTLPTGTPEPFEIVGLQGTEIFCHVSPNDSEALEVSHCSSQDLEEPAGTSDTKEMDGISLLSGSNTQEITEVTSSTDINPVNGIHVPLSKSGLDACTSHTTDITSPVPAVSDDASLSKLVEEHNGHFGYSGIHELVNEKDSPSEWELDHAEKVGAAEASVLGSEAIACNSVDNFHPGTELSGFVHNSHLDVECDEQCGLHREPELISENGLQNHVLDAPLLPVDNDSEEFVQDKVGLPPSHIDLDQHLLCPGEISPELSPSLPMNYLQNLDNDEARGDSNFVSAFSLANGSAPPSISELSRLSNKDINVHEYPLDSVSSPSNPFLEANQINLSDLPPLPPLPPVQWMMGKLQHGFPSAEEEMIRDKESFPQLLSLTAATDDVGSPLSTEPTHNGSCPPTATTDDIRSACEEMEDSLPVLAANTIVKDESCDNSCSISESKTLHETTNHPEKIETKPQLLTTPVSENVSASEAAEDGAENGTQKVKFPRPRNPLVDDVSFLDKSKLRKVSERVRPEIQKVEERDSLLEQIRTKSFNLKPAMASRPSIRTRAPDTNLKVVAILEKANAIRQAFAGSDEDDDDSWSE, via the exons GTTTGCTGCTGAGATATTTCATAATCTACACGGGGATGTGATGGCAACTGCTTCAAGGGGACACTCGTTAGCATTTCGAGTTCAACAGCTCGAGACAGAGATTCCTGCTATTGAGAGAGCATTTCTCTCCCAGACAGATCATTCCTCCTTCTTTTACCATCCTG GTGTTGATTGGCACCCTAATCTACAACTCGACAATAACCTAGTTACACGAGGAGATATGCCTCGGTTTATAATGGACTCCTATGAAGAATGCAGAGAGCCTCCTCGCCTTTTCCTTTTAGACAA GTTTGACATTGCGGGTGCTGGAGCATGTCTCAAACGTTATACCGATCCTTCTTTTTTCAAAGTTGAAACCTCTGAAATTACTGGTGCTGATATCCAAAGGGAAAAGAAGATCCGCAAAGCAAAG AAGAAAGGGCCACGCTGGAGAAACAGAGAAACCCATGAAGTTGTACCAACATCACATGCCAA ACTCCATCAGCTTTTCCTGGAGGAGCGTGTTGAAAATGGCATTAGCACCGCTTCTCACTGTGCAAAATTAAAGAGGAGACTGAATGGATTTCCATTTAATTCAAAAGCTGGGAAGAGCTACATGGTGAAAATACTAAATTCTCCGTCGCCAGAACCTAAAGTGCTTCATGACATGACCGTGGACTCACCACAGCTGAAGTTGGCTACAGATGACCATAGGGATTCTGCTTCTCAAACATTTGAAGTCATGAGTCCCTACCGAGAGAGAGGAGGGAGAAAAAGAGGTACTCCTTCATCTCCAGATAGAGATGGTGCTGTTCAGAATCATCCCACACATGAGTCAGATGAATTTCCGGTATATGATGAAATCGGTGAACTACCAAGTTCGCGTCCTATTATTGCAACAAATGGCCTCTCATCTACTCTTAATATGGTGACTGGTGAAAAGGTTGTAACTGTTGATGCAGAAAGCAATGGAGGACGTTTAATTGGTTACGAATCTGAGGATATGGCCAGTGAGATAGATAATTTTGTGGATGCACCTTTAACCATGGAGTCAGAAATGGATAGGGACTCCGATTTGAGAATGAAGAGAGATGACACCTCACCTATACAAATGGAATCACTCATTATGGATACATATGAAGAACATCTTCATTCAAGGTCCTCTGATTCTCAGTCTATTGGAGGCTCAACTATGTCTGATGTGGGGAACAATTCATCCACAAAAGAAATATCTAGTTTCTCTTCAGATTCTCCAAGCGTTTCAGCTGAAACACCACAACCAGAAAGCTCTGCCACTAAAGGATCTCTGTGCACTGATATCTGTGTAAATGAGATTGCTGGTGCATCCTCTTACCAGGAAACTGCTGATGAAGTATTCCCTGTGGATGGCCACTCAAAACCTGAGGTTTCTGATGATACACACACCAATAGCAGGTCTGGGTCCAAGCATGTCTCTTCTAGCAGTGATGAATTTGTGAGAAAATATATGTTGAATCCACCTGAGCCAGAAAAGGTCTCTACTCTGGATAACGAAGAAGAGAAGACAGACCCAAGCATAGGTCCATCATGTGTGGTTTCTGATGGTAGGCACACCGAGACCGATACGATCACCAGCCAAAGGTCTGAGTTTAAGCAGGTGACTTCTACTTTGAACGGACCAATGTCTACTTTGGAGCTTTCTGATCCAGAAGTTGTGGGCAATCATAACTTAGAGCCAGATGAGATGGTCTTTGTGACAAATGACGAAGAAAGGATGATAAATCACGATTGCAGTCAGAAGATGATTTATCaagatcaaccattttcccgtGCCTGCATATCTAGATTGTCATCAGAAGATGATTTATCAAGATCCTCTGGCAGAGAGGAAATGGTGGATGAACTGAATGGTGAGGATGATATTTATCATCGCACTGATAGTTTAGTTCAAACATCCTCCAATTTCCTGCATGAGGATGAATGCAATGGGGAGGATAGGGAGTTGGCAGATGATGCATCTTCGACAATAAACACACCTCATATTGTGGATGAAATTCAAGATAATTTCGAAGATGATTTTCCAGAGATGCCCAACTCTTCTGATGCAGTACATAATGGAGACAGTAATGAGCATAAAGAAGATAATATTATTGCTGTTTGGGATGATGAGGATTCATATGCTTCTACTGACTCTCTAAAGCATTTCCCATGTATCATGGAGGCATCTCTAGAGAAGGGACTGGTAGAAACATCATTGGCCAGTGCTGACACTCTAACGCTTGAAAACAATCACTCGGATAGCTCCACTAACAATGAGATTAGCTTGGAAAATCCTAAATCTTCACACCTAGCAAGCTCTCCTGATAGCCTGATGGAAGTTCTTGATGCTCATAATGAAGGCATTATTGCTGAGGAAGATACAATCATAAATGGAACTCTTCCGACTGGAACTCCTGAACCTTTTGAAATTGTGGGTTTGCAAGGCACAGAAATATTTTGTCATGTTTCTCCCAATGATTCAGAAGCCCTAGAAGTATCACATTGCTCGTCACAAGATCTTGAAGAGCCTGCAGGAACGTCAGATACCAAAGAAATGGATGGAATCTCACTGTTATCAGGTTCCAATACTCAAGAAATTACTGAAGTTACAAGCTCTACTGATATTAATCCAGTGAATGGGATTCACGTGCCATTGAGTAAGTCTGGTTTGGATGCTTGTACATCCCACACAACAGATATCACTTCCCCCGTTCCTGCAGTTTCTGACGATGCAAGTCTCAGTAAGTTAGTGGAAGAGCATAATGGTCACTTTGGGTATTCTGGCATACATGAACTTGTGAATGAAAAGGATTCTCCCTCTGAATGGGAATTAGATCATGCTGAGAAAGTGGGCGCAGCAGAGGCTTCTGTTTTAGGTTCTGAAGCTATCGCCTGCAACTCTGTCGATAATTTTCATCCCGGAACAGAGCTTTCAGGTTTTGTTCATAATTCACATCTTGATGTAGAATGTGATGAACAGTGTGGTCTACATAGAGAACCAGAACTAATCAGCGAAAATGGTCTTCAAAATCATGTTCTTGATGCTCCATTACTGCCTGTAGATAATGACAGTGAAGAATTTGTTCAAGATAAAGTTGGGCTTCCGCCCTCTCACATTGATCTTGATCAACATCTACTGTGTCCGGGAGAAATAAGTCCAGAGTTGTCACCTTCGTTGCCTATGAATTACCTGCAAAATCTTGATAATGATGAAGCCAGAGGAGACAGCAATTTCGTCTCTGCATTTTCTCTTGCAAATGGGTCAGCTCCACCTTCTATATCGGAGCTCTCAAGATTAAGTAACAAAGACATAAATGTCCATGAATATCCATTAGATTCAGTTTCTTCTCCAAGTAATCCTTTTCTGGAAGCTAATCAGATAAATCTTTCTGACCTACCTCCACTGCCACCTCTCCCACCAGTTCAGTGGATGATGGGAAAGCTTCAGCATGGTTTTCCTTCTGCAGAGGAAGAGATGATAAGAGATAAAGAATCATTCCCTCAATTACTCTCCCTGACAGCAGCCACTGATGATGTTGGTTCACCCCTATCAACAGAACCCACTCATAATGGTTCTTGTCCACCCACTGCAACCACCGATGATATTAGGTCCGCGTGTGAAGAGATGGAAGACTCGCTGCCGGTGCTAGCCGCCAATACCATAGTAAAAGATGAGAGTTGTGACAATAGTTGTTCTATCTCGGAATCCAAAACTTTGCATGAGACAACCAACCATCCCGAAAAAATAGAAACCAAGCCACAGCTGTTAACTACACCAGTTTCAGAGAATGTATCTGCATCAGAAGCTGCTGAAGATGGTGCTGAAAACGGGACCCAAAAGGTGAAATTTCCTCGGCCTCGCAATCCTCTTGTGGATGATGTTTCTTTCCTTGataagagtaaa CTACGAAAAGTCTCAGAACGAGTCAGGCCCGAGATACAGAAGGTAGAAGAAAGAGATTCTCTCTTGGAGCAAATAAGGACCAAG TCCTTCAACCTGAAACCTGCAATGGCATCAAGACCCAGTATCCGGACTCGGGCTCCTGACACCAATCTCAAAGTCGTCGCGATTTTGGAAAAAGCGAATGCAATTCGCCAG GCATTTGCCGGTAGTGATGAGGACGACGATGATAGCTGGAGTGAATGA